Below is a window of Desulfosoma caldarium DNA.
GCGGTACATTTTCTTGAGATCCTGGCTCATGCGTTTTCTCCTTACGAAAACAGTGAACGTCGGGCCGGCTTTTAAGGCTCGCCATGGGGCAAAGGCGGGATGGGCGGTGCCTGAAGATCCTTGCGGTTCAAAAGCACCCTAGACTGGGAAGGGTGCCTGAGTTGCAGAGTTGAGCCGAGGTATCGCAAGGCTTCCAGGTCTTGAACGTTCACCTGATCCAGCGCCGAAAAGACCTCGGAAATGTTAAAGAACACGATGAGGTTGTGGGGCTGAAGCAGATCGATGTTCTCGATGAGGCGGTTGTGTCGCGTGTCGTAGACATGCACCATGCTTTCCAAAAATTTCAAAACGCGTCCCACACCCGTGCTTTGCCCATCGGGTCGAGGTTGGTCGGCGCGAGGTGGCAGTTCAATGCCGCGGCGGGCAAAGTATTCTCGAATCACCCCGTAGTGAATCTTCCACACGTTTTCCCCCGGCCGCACCAACCGAACTCCATAATAAGTGGTCTTTTGGACAGGTGTTTCGGCGGAAGCCGCGGGCATGGGTTTGGGAACATAGCCTCCAAGGGCGATTTTTTCGGCGCCGGGTTCTGTGGGCGCGCCGGATGACTGGGGACTTGGTAAAGCCTGGCCGGCCAGGCGCCGTTGAATCTCCTCCACGGTCCATTGCCGGCCGTGCGCGCTAAAGGGTTCTTGGGCTTGGACCACATGATCCACGCTGGTGTTGAGTCCAAAGGCTTCCTTGCGTTTCTGCTGCGAGGTCTTCGGGGAGACATCCGGGTAGGTAGAAGGGGCAGCTTCCACGGGTTTTGAGGCCGGCGGGACCGCCTCGGCCATGGGCATGGGTTTTCGCACCAGCTCGACGCCCGTGGAGCCGGCACCTTGAGGGGATTCGACAGACCTTTGCGCCGAGGGTGCAGGTCCCTTCAAGGAAAGCCGACCCATGTTCACCAGGACGTAAAGCGCGGCCCCCGTGAGAACGAGCAGCACGATGAGCAGGATCCACAGGAATTTCTTGTTTTCGGCCCTGCGCTGAGAACTTTGGTAAAGGCTTGACCCCATGGTGTCCTCCACAAGCTGCACAACCTTGATTGACGAGGATGCCGCACTGTGCTAGACGACGGGGTGAAGTAAAGACAAAGAAGGATGCCTGCAGCACCCACGGATCCTTAAAGATATACAACACATAAACCTTACACTGTTAGGAATGACATGGCAATGGAACTTTTTGAACCGGCAGGGCGAGCGACCCTCGTGGGGAGTATGCCGCACACGGACCCCGAAAGGGCCGTGAGAGTGGTTTTGGAGACTATGCCGGAAATTCCTGTCTGGCCTCAGTTGCCCAAGTATGCCGCCGAGCAAATGATGCTCCAGTACCTGGAAGGCCTTCCCGGCGTGCGACAAAAAGACGGTCGGGTGTGGGTGGACACGGAGAATTCGGACCAGGAGATTCTGGCGTTTTATGAAGACTATTTGGCGGTGGAAACCACGCCGTCCCTTGTGGATCATTCTCGGTTTGCCATGGGGGAGGCGACGGGGCGAACCTTTCGGCTGTTCTTGGACCGCCTGACCCAGAAACTCGACGCCGTGAAGGCCATCAAGGGACAGATCGTTGGCCCCTTGACGCTCTTGAGCGGCCTCACGGATCAGCACCGGCGCGCCCTGCTCTTTGACGACCGCCTTCGGGACATTGTGGTCAAGCATTTGGCCATGAAGGCCTTATGGCAGGTGCACCAGCTACGTCGGTGCGGTAAGCCCGTGATCCTTTTCCTGGATGAACCGGCGTTGGCGGGTTTTGGCACATCGGCCATGTTGACCGTCTCGGCGGACGACATCAAGAGCTTAATCACGCAGGTGGCGGAGCCATTGCGGCAGGCCGGAGCTTTGGTGGGCGTTCATGTGTGTGCCAACACGGACTGGGGCCTCATGTTTGAGTGCCCTCTGGACATTATTAATATGGATGCCTATCAATTTTTCGACCGTTTTGTTCTGTATCGCCAACAATGCCTTAAATTCCTAAACCAGGGCGGCATCGTGGCCTGGGGCATGGTGCCCACCTCGGAAGAGGCGCTCATCGACACGGTTTCGGCGGAATCTCTGGCCGAGCAGTGGAGAGACAACGTTCGGACCCTGTGCGGATCGGAGCTGTCGGAGGCATCGGTGTTGCGGCAAAGCTTGGTGACGCCGAGCTGCGGCTGCGGCACACTGAGCGAGCGGCATGCGGAGCAAGTGGCGGAGCTGACGCGGGATCTTTCACGAATCCTGCGGGGTTTGTGAAAAAAAGCGGATGAAACCACGTCCTCTGTTCTGAGAAGCCCTTTTCTTGTGCAGTAAAAAAAATTGGGCGCACAGTAGCTTGACATTAGTTTTTGTTATTGACCTTGGAGAGGGCTTCCCCTATAAGATCGCCCGCTGCGCGGCTCGGACGGAATGGCCTCGCGGTTTTTCAGTCGATGTATGATTGAAAAATTCCATGCGCAAGAAGGTTGATTCTTCGATGAGAGTCTGTTAGGAAGACACTGTCGTCTAGGCACTGTCGTCGCATCTCGAAAAATTCCCGACATTTGTGAGCTGACAACATATTTTCAGCGAATCCTTTCCCGGGGAAGGTTTCTGACATCAAAGGCGCCGCATAAGGGCAGAGCGCATCATGACATGGGGGTGTGCCCGCCCTATTCTATCCCCTCGAATACGGTTGAAGTCTGTTTAGGCGATGCGGCTATGAAGAGCGACGTATAGGTTTGTCCCAAAACTGTCCATGTGAGGAAAAGGAACCAAGGATGTTTAACAGAAAGGAACGTGCTATGGATGTCGAGTACAAGAACATTGATCCAAAACTGATCGTCAATGAGATTCGAAACGGCCGCTCCTTGGAGGCGGTGCAGAAGCTCTTTGGACTTCGAATGAAAAGCGAGGTTCAAGACTTGTATCTCAAGGGCCTGATGGAATTGGGCGAAATTCCGCAGATGGGTTTTGGTAAGAGCCGTGCTGCGGAGCCTGCGCCGAACCGCCACACGCGACCTGTGACACAGCCCCGCGTTCGAGAAAAGTTTCAGGAACGACCGGAACCCGAAGTCATCACCAAGCCCATGGTTCGGCGACGTCCCAAGCAGCCGGAAGTTCAGACGCCATCCGTGGTCATTAAGACCACGAACCATCGCACCATTGGACAGAGCGGAAGCATTACGCTGAATAAGGCCCTCCTCATCGATCAACTGGGGTTTTCCATTGGGGATTCGTTTGAAATCTATCGGGAAGATGATCGCGTCGTTTTGCGCAAACT
It encodes the following:
- a CDS encoding uroporphyrinogen decarboxylase/cobalamine-independent methonine synthase family protein, which gives rise to MAMELFEPAGRATLVGSMPHTDPERAVRVVLETMPEIPVWPQLPKYAAEQMMLQYLEGLPGVRQKDGRVWVDTENSDQEILAFYEDYLAVETTPSLVDHSRFAMGEATGRTFRLFLDRLTQKLDAVKAIKGQIVGPLTLLSGLTDQHRRALLFDDRLRDIVVKHLAMKALWQVHQLRRCGKPVILFLDEPALAGFGTSAMLTVSADDIKSLITQVAEPLRQAGALVGVHVCANTDWGLMFECPLDIINMDAYQFFDRFVLYRQQCLKFLNQGGIVAWGMVPTSEEALIDTVSAESLAEQWRDNVRTLCGSELSEASVLRQSLVTPSCGCGTLSERHAEQVAELTRDLSRILRGL
- a CDS encoding AbrB/MazE/SpoVT family DNA-binding domain-containing protein, encoding MDVEYKNIDPKLIVNEIRNGRSLEAVQKLFGLRMKSEVQDLYLKGLMELGEIPQMGFGKSRAAEPAPNRHTRPVTQPRVREKFQERPEPEVITKPMVRRRPKQPEVQTPSVVIKTTNHRTIGQSGSITLNKALLIDQLGFSIGDSFEIYREDDRVVLRKLPEPVL